A segment of the Pedobacter faecalis genome:
GAATTTTTCGATTGATGCAGAAGTTGAGACAAGTGTTTCATATATCCATTTTTCTACAAGTCTGGATCCCTCAGCACCCCTTCTTCTCAAATTGAGGAGTGATACACTCACACATCTGGAGATTACTTACACCGAAAATTTGGATGTCTTAAGTGTCGGAGTTTCGCCAGAAATGAATTTGCAAGACGTGAAGAGGGGCTTCGAGGTTATTAGGGACATGATTGAATATCCACCTCGTGGCATTCCGGAACCTTTGTATGATAAAAGCATAGATTATTTTTTGACAACCTCTAAGTCTGAACTTTCGGAGAGATCAGAAGTTGTTAAAAATGATAAGTTGATATCAAAAGAATTGAAGCAAGTGTTGTATGATGACCTTCGGCTATTATTTTATAGAGGTGCAGTTTTCAATTATGGCGCAGCCATGAAGGCTAACTACCGCAGGTCAGGTGGCGATACGAGTAAAGCCGTCGTTATACAGAAGATCGACAGATCATACTATCGGTTCTTAAAGGATCTGGAGCTAAATAGCCCAGGATACCTGTATGCTTTTTCGTTCTGGGAATTCCAACGTGAGCTTCTTGAAAATGAGATATTATATATACCTCCAATAGGCGATAGCGACGTAGAGAGCTGGCTTTCAACGGTTAAAGGTGTGTTATCCGATCTGGTTGGTTTTGAGGGCGGGTTATATTATGATCTGCTTGCCGCAAACGCCTATGGCAAACAACTAACCGAAGGGCTAAAACCCTTCAACAAAAAGCAGGAAAAAAATATTCGAAATTATTGGGGGGATGGAGAAATTGCTAAGATTCTATTTAGAAAAAATCAGAAAGTTGTCCAACTGGCTAAATTCAAGTCTCCTGTGGTTGTGAACGATGTCTCCAAAATGACGCCCGAGGAAGTCATCAATAATATCGTTGCTCAGCATGCAGATAAGGTCATTCTGATCGATCTTTGGGCAACCTGGTGTGGTCCCTGTCTGGAAGCAATGCAGCGCTTCAGACCGACAAAGGCTGAATTTTATGATAAAGACGTCGTATTTGTGTACCTGACAAACCCTTCTTCGCCAGTAAAGCTCTGGAAAGAGAAAATTGCGGGTATCGGCAGTGAACACTATTATTTAAGTAATGCTCAATGGCAATACATTATGAACCGTTACAAGTTTGACGCAATCCCTTCTTATTTGTTATTTAATCGTGAAGGGAAACTTGTCCGTAAGTTTACCGCCTTTCCTGAAAATGAAGTTGTAAAGGATATGTTAATCAGCCTTTTATAGACCGATAATTAAATCGTAACGATGGTACTTTGTCTAGCCTCATTGTTTAGAGTTAGTTCGCATGGCCCGTTCAAACGGTGGACGAGCGACTACTTCTTTATACTCGGGCAGATATCAGATCCCGCTGGGATTCGAACCCAGGACCCTTGGTGAAATTTTTAGAAGTGCTTAAGCAGATTGATTTAGATGTAACTGCTCGTTCGTGAATACCCTTTAGTTAAAAGACCTCCTAAAATCCAAAGGCGACATATTCGTCTTCAGCTTAAATAGCTTACTAAACGAGGGCGGGTGTTCAAATCCTAGTTCGTAGGCGATCTCGCTTATCGATGCTTCCGTTGTCGATAGCTGTTCTTTCGCTTTTTCGATCAGGTGGTTATGGATGTGCTGTTGAGCGTTTTGCCCGGTAAGAGATCGCAGCATATCGCTTAAATAACTTGCGCTCACGTTTAATTGCGCGGAGAGGTATTGGACGGTCGGAAGTCCCTGGGTTTGTGTTTGGGGCGACTGAAAATAACCGCGCAAATTATCTTCTACTTTTTGAAGCAAATCGCTGCTTACGGTTTTTCGGGTAATGAATTGCCGGCTGTAGAACCGGTTGGCATAATTGAGCAGCAACTCAATCTGGGAAATCACCACATCCTGACTGAAATTATCGATTCTGCCTTCCAGTTCTTCTTCGATACTCTCGAAAACAGTAATAATTGTGGTTTTTTCCTTCTCAGACAAGTGCAATGCCTCATTGATGGAATAGGAAAAGAAGCCGTACGTTTTAATTTTCTTAGCGAGTTCATAACCCAGTAAGAAATCCGGGTGGAAAAGTAAGGTATAACCAGATTGATCGCTTAGTGGTTCGTGACCTCCTGTGATCTGATTTGGCGAAACGAAAAACATTCCTCCTTCTTCAAAGTCGTAATAGTGCTGGCCGTATTTGAACTTTCCCTGGAAGTTCATCTTATAGGATATCTTGTAGAAACTTAAGATGTGAGGAGTAGGGAGGTTCTTGAGCGGAATGGTTCCGTCGGCATTATTTATTAAAGTTACCAATGGGTGCATAGGTGCCGGCATGTCCAGCGCCTTATGCAACCTTGATAAGGAATTAAATCTGTGGTTAGACATTTCATCCTTCATATTGTCTGTTTATGATTTGCTTTCAATACTGCCTAACGCACCTTCTACGCCATTAAGGCTTTTCTTTGCTTGTTCCCAACTCCGATCGTTCGGATCGAAGTTACTTCGAATATACGCAAGAATGGTTTCGCATACAAAGGAAACACGCTCCGGATTTTCATCACTTGTCTCACGGGCATCATAACCTGATATGCCACCAAAGATATGTTCTGCGCCAAAAACGGTCAGCAAGTCCTTAGGTCCGGGACTTTGATAATAGGCATCCGCACGCCAGTTGTCTACATCAGAGAACATGAGGTTTACGTCCTTGTCGCCATTCACAATAAGTGCGGGTAGAGTCATCGTACTGAAATCGCCTGCAGCCAGCACAGGATAGAGCCCTCTGGCAGCTCCGGTAAATCCTTCGGGTCCGCCAGGTGCGCCCATAATCACACGGGCCTTTAATCTTGGCTCTGCGGCATTCACTATTTTACCTGTTACCGGATCAGTTACCTCCATACCGGCCAGCATAGAGACGGTCTGCCCGCCCATAGAATGGCCTACAACGGCAACGTTCGTCTTGTCCACTCTTCCGGTTAACCCTGGTACCGTATCGATAATCTCATCCAGATGATCGAGAATAAAGCTGATGTCGGCCGGTCGCGAACTCCAGAACAATGGTGCTTCGGGAAGGGATGGAGAAAGCGCTAGCGCTTTAGAATTTTGATGGGTAGGCTGGATGACTACAAATCCTTCTGCGGCAAAATAATCTGCCATAGGGCCATAACCTTTGTACGAAGACAGAAAGTTAGACGGGCCATGTCCGTGCGAAAGAAGAATAACGGGCAGGTTGTTTCCGTTCGCGGGAACAGAAACTTTCATTTCAAGGTCTACATGACGGCCGGCAACCGGTAACACAACCGGACTAAAGCTGATGATGGGTGTTTTTGACTGTTTCATTTTTTTTAATTTTGATATAGTCAAAGATCATCAGGTCTAAGCTTCGCGGCATAGCCAAAACGGGGAATTGTATAGCCAAAGTCGGAGAGTCATAAAGTGGCCACCTCATTGCTATTGAGTAGAGAAAAAGCAGGTAATAATTAGATAATAAATAGGGGGTTGGTATATCCTTGGTATATCGTTGGCATATGGTTGGTATATCCTTGCTATATCTATTTGATATAGCAAGGATAGATCAATGATATCTTAACTATACACTAATTATCCAGTTATTATCTACTTATATTCTAATAACTACCTAATTATTAGTAACTAGGTAGCCAGGATGTAAAAGGATAGGTGCATTTGTTGCAGGATTAATATTTTTATAATATTGCGTGGCATTCCTTGATTAGATGGGAACAACCTTAGTATACATGATCAGGAAACCCGTTATAGAGGAAAAAAATCTACTTGTAAGAGTTAGCGAGCGTGACGAGTCCGCTTTCAGAATTATTTTTGATGCCTATCACGCTCAGATTCTCACTTTCGCAAACAAGTACCTCAAGTCGCGGCAACTGGCAGAGGAAGTGACCCAGGAGGTGTTCCTCAAGATTTGGAATCTTGGTGATAAACTGAACTCGGTTAATGATCTTGAAAATTATCTGCTTACCATTACGCGGAATCGGACGTTCGATATACTGAGACAACTGAAACGGGAAGTGCGCTATGTCCAACCGATAGGGGAGGTGGATGATGTGCGGGAAAACATTACTGAAGAAAGTATTTTATTGAGCGATACCCGACAGTTGCTGGAAAGGGGCATAGCGTTGTTGCCACCTCAACAGAAGCAAGTATACAAGCTTTGTCATCAGCAGGGCTTAAAGTATGAGGAAGCAGCTAAAGAACTGGGAATTTCTCCTCAAACGGTACACCGCCACATGAAACTTGCCCTAAAATCGCTCCGATCTTTTATGGCTAAGCATACTGATTTATCTGTTTTACTGATTATTTTAAAATTATTTTAAAATAATTGAGTGTGCATTGCCCTTGTGCACATTCTTTTTACGTCCATCTATTAAATAGCTTTGGCGATTTCGGGCAATTATTGACCCGCACAAACTGAAATGGATCAAAAAAAAATAGAATATCTGCATAAGGCCTATCTGGAAAACAGCTTGGATCCGGTTGAAATGGCGGAATGGGATGCATTGTTAAAATCTGACCTGGCAGAACAGCCTGTTAAACTATTCATGGAGGAAACCTGGCGCTCCATTCTTCCTGAAGAACGCATGATGCTGAGTTCTGAGGAGTCTGGAAGGTTATACGACCGCATTATTTCGCAGGCACGTAAAAAGTCGGTCCGTTTATGGCCAAAAATTGCGGTGGCAGCAGCGGCAGTTGCGTCAATTACTTTAGGCGTTTGGTTTTATACCAGCGATTCCGGATTTCTGAAAAGCGAACGTGATGGAATGGCTTCCGCAAGCGATATTGCACCCGGAAAAAATAGGGCGACGCTGACTTTGGCTAACGGGCAGACCGTAGCTTTGAGTGATGGCAAGACTGGGGTGGTGGTCGACCATGGCCTTGTCCGGTACTCTTCCGGGACCCTGTCTTCAGGTTCGCTGAAGGGCGGTACGGACACGGCTGGTCGTGATGTGGTGCACGCACTAGCTGGCGTCGAAATGCTGAGTGTAGCGACGCCGCGCGGGGGGACATATCAGGTTGTTTTGGCCGATGGTACGCGTGTGTGGCTAAACGCTGCTTCGTCCCTGAAGTTTCCGTCGAAGTTTATGGCGGCGGAAAGACGTGTGCAAATTACCGGTGAGGCTTATTTTGAAGTCGCTTCGGCATCATTGCCGGGGCGCATGAAGAAACAACCTTTTATTGTAGAAAGTGCGGGTCAGGAGGTGACGGTGCTGGGTACGCATTTTAACATCAACAGTTATAGCGATGAGTCGGCCGTGAAGACGACTTTGATGGAGGGGTCTGTGCGGGTTAAATCGGGTACAAACGTTCAGACGATCAGGCCGGGTGAGCAGGTCGTCAATAACGGTGCTGATCTAAAGGTCTTGAAAGTGAATACCGCGCTGGTTACAGACTGGAAGGAGGAAGCGTTTAACCTGGACGGGGCAGATTTCCGCGTGGCGATGCGTGAGATAGCCAGGTGGTATGATATAGAGATCGTGTACGACGAGAGCGTTCCGCAAGATATTGAGGCCTGGGGCTGGATTTCCAGAAAAAGCAAGTTGTCGTCGGTGCTGAAACTGATTCAGAATTCGGGTCAGGTTAAATTCAGATTTGAGGGCAAAAAACTATATGTGTATAAATAACAGGGTGTTAACCATTAAAGCAAACAAAGAATGAAGAAATTTTACTAGAACCAGCTTGAGAAAAGCAACCAGTTCTGAAAGAACTGGTTGAGGTTTGGCCAAGAGCCAGCTATTAAACCAGAACTAAACCGCAATATCCTGTTTCCTGGAAAGATGAAGGATGTTGCTTTAACCAAACGCTAAACAAATGTATCAAATTATTAAGGAAATTGGTATGCCGGAGCGGCTGTACCATAAATTATGGCGTATCATGCGATTAACCACCGTTTTATTGATAGCCTGTCTGATGCAGGTCAGTGCATCAGGACTCGCACAGCGCATTACTTTAAACCAACGTAATGTCCCGTTAAGTACGGTACTCACAGAGATCCGCAAGCAAAGCGGTTATGATCTGTATTCAGACGGAAAAACGTTGCCTAAGAACCACAGGGTGACGGTTGTACTTAGCAATGCTTCTGTGGAGGAAGCCCTCAATGCAGCTTTGAAAGGATTGAACGTCGTTTATAAGATCGAAGGAAACACCATTGCGGTGCTTCAAAGGCCTTCTCCATCCATCCTGGACCGGGTAATTGCGAAATTTCAATCTATTCACGTTACGGGCAGGGTGGTAAATAGCGACGGCGAGGGTATCCTCGGTGTAACGGTGAGTATAAAGGGTAAAAATTATTCGATCATTGCCGGGTACGATGGGAACTTTATGCTGGACGCAGATGAAAAGGACGTTTTGGTCCTTTCGTATGTTGGCTATAAAACAAAGGAGGTTCCGGTAAAAGAAAAGATGGGCAACATTGTGTTGGAAGCACTTGTTTCTCCGCTCGACGAGGTGCATGTAATTGGTTACGGAACAGAGCGCCGACGGGTATCAATTGGCGCTGTTAATACCGTATCTGCAAAAGACATCGAAAACCAACCGGTGATGAACCCGCTGCAGGCTTTGCAGGGGCTGGTACCGGGCTTAAATATCAACTCAACATCTGGCGCGCCGGGAGCTGCCGTGAGGGTTCAGGTTAGGGGACAAAACTCGTTATCGCAAAACAGCAATACCACATTAAAACCGTATGACCAGCCATTGTTCATCATTGATGGCGTGCCTGTAGCCGCCCAGAATACCAATATCAACTCTTTAGCGTCGCTGGGCGGGTATGATGGAACCATAAACGGCGTAGGAGGCTTTAGTCCGATTAACAGCCTTAACCCGGCAGATATAGAGAGCATTACTGTTCTGAAGGATGTTTCGTCGACCGCTATTTATGGTACACAAGGTGCAAATGGGGTTATATTGATTACCACTAAAAAAGGCAGGGCGGGGAAAACCAGGGTGCAGGCCAGCTTCAATTCTGGATTAAATACGGCCACGAGAAAGATCAAACTGCTGAACACGGAGCAATATTTAGCCTACAGGCGGGAAGCATTGGCAAACGATGGCATTGATCTTTCTACAGCGGATCCTTTGTCTTACCCCGACCTGCTTCTTTTCGATCAGCAGAAAAACACAGACTGGTTTGAGAAATATCTGGGAGGTACCTCACATAACAACGACGGGCATGTAAGTGTATCGGGCGGGGCCGACAGAATGAACTTTCTGATCTCAACGGGCTATACTAAAGCGGAATACAATATTCCGGGCGACTTTGATGATAAGCGTTTAACCCTGCACTCGAACTTAAATTATAAATCTTCAGATGATCGCTTCTCGGTAGGCTTTGGCTTTGATTTCAGTCATGAAAAAAATAATACGGCGGCCTCTGCCAATATCCTGAACACCATCATGGCACCTCCCAATTTCCCGGATCTTGTGGACGCCAGTGGTAATCCGGTCTGGAATTACAAGGGGTACAATACAGGTTCCTTTGCACAGTACGCCGCGAATTTAATGCAGCCTAGCGCACTGTCGGTACACAATATGAATACCTCGCTTTCGCTGGGCTACCAGATAATCCCCGACCTAAAGTTTAATGTAAACCTGGGATACAACAGGCTTATGAGTGCCGAAGATCAGCGTAGGCCTGCAAGTACCATTAACCCGAGCAATTTCCCTGCTTCAAAAGCAACGTTTACAGACAATACGTTTGAAACCATAAACG
Coding sequences within it:
- a CDS encoding TlpA family protein disulfide reductase, which encodes MKFIKFDVLCLITFLFLFSCRQAEATVIDTPAIVSGTAKLSGRIITPEGAIKDGTKVKITVPHQVSGEFVKYEAAVDRSGNFSIDAEVETSVSYIHFSTSLDPSAPLLLKLRSDTLTHLEITYTENLDVLSVGVSPEMNLQDVKRGFEVIRDMIEYPPRGIPEPLYDKSIDYFLTTSKSELSERSEVVKNDKLISKELKQVLYDDLRLLFYRGAVFNYGAAMKANYRRSGGDTSKAVVIQKIDRSYYRFLKDLELNSPGYLYAFSFWEFQRELLENEILYIPPIGDSDVESWLSTVKGVLSDLVGFEGGLYYDLLAANAYGKQLTEGLKPFNKKQEKNIRNYWGDGEIAKILFRKNQKVVQLAKFKSPVVVNDVSKMTPEEVINNIVAQHADKVILIDLWATWCGPCLEAMQRFRPTKAEFYDKDVVFVYLTNPSSPVKLWKEKIAGIGSEHYYLSNAQWQYIMNRYKFDAIPSYLLFNREGKLVRKFTAFPENEVVKDMLISLL
- a CDS encoding helix-turn-helix domain-containing protein, producing MKDEMSNHRFNSLSRLHKALDMPAPMHPLVTLINNADGTIPLKNLPTPHILSFYKISYKMNFQGKFKYGQHYYDFEEGGMFFVSPNQITGGHEPLSDQSGYTLLFHPDFLLGYELAKKIKTYGFFSYSINEALHLSEKEKTTIITVFESIEEELEGRIDNFSQDVVISQIELLLNYANRFYSRQFITRKTVSSDLLQKVEDNLRGYFQSPQTQTQGLPTVQYLSAQLNVSASYLSDMLRSLTGQNAQQHIHNHLIEKAKEQLSTTEASISEIAYELGFEHPPSFSKLFKLKTNMSPLDFRRSFN
- a CDS encoding alpha/beta hydrolase family protein, giving the protein MKQSKTPIISFSPVVLPVAGRHVDLEMKVSVPANGNNLPVILLSHGHGPSNFLSSYKGYGPMADYFAAEGFVVIQPTHQNSKALALSPSLPEAPLFWSSRPADISFILDHLDEIIDTVPGLTGRVDKTNVAVVGHSMGGQTVSMLAGMEVTDPVTGKIVNAAEPRLKARVIMGAPGGPEGFTGAARGLYPVLAAGDFSTMTLPALIVNGDKDVNLMFSDVDNWRADAYYQSPGPKDLLTVFGAEHIFGGISGYDARETSDENPERVSFVCETILAYIRSNFDPNDRSWEQAKKSLNGVEGALGSIESKS
- a CDS encoding RNA polymerase sigma factor; the protein is MGTTLVYMIRKPVIEEKNLLVRVSERDESAFRIIFDAYHAQILTFANKYLKSRQLAEEVTQEVFLKIWNLGDKLNSVNDLENYLLTITRNRTFDILRQLKREVRYVQPIGEVDDVRENITEESILLSDTRQLLERGIALLPPQQKQVYKLCHQQGLKYEEAAKELGISPQTVHRHMKLALKSLRSFMAKHTDLSVLLIILKLF
- a CDS encoding FecR family protein, with the protein product MDQKKIEYLHKAYLENSLDPVEMAEWDALLKSDLAEQPVKLFMEETWRSILPEERMMLSSEESGRLYDRIISQARKKSVRLWPKIAVAAAAVASITLGVWFYTSDSGFLKSERDGMASASDIAPGKNRATLTLANGQTVALSDGKTGVVVDHGLVRYSSGTLSSGSLKGGTDTAGRDVVHALAGVEMLSVATPRGGTYQVVLADGTRVWLNAASSLKFPSKFMAAERRVQITGEAYFEVASASLPGRMKKQPFIVESAGQEVTVLGTHFNINSYSDESAVKTTLMEGSVRVKSGTNVQTIRPGEQVVNNGADLKVLKVNTALVTDWKEEAFNLDGADFRVAMREIARWYDIEIVYDESVPQDIEAWGWISRKSKLSSVLKLIQNSGQVKFRFEGKKLYVYK
- a CDS encoding SusC/RagA family TonB-linked outer membrane protein, whose translation is MYQIIKEIGMPERLYHKLWRIMRLTTVLLIACLMQVSASGLAQRITLNQRNVPLSTVLTEIRKQSGYDLYSDGKTLPKNHRVTVVLSNASVEEALNAALKGLNVVYKIEGNTIAVLQRPSPSILDRVIAKFQSIHVTGRVVNSDGEGILGVTVSIKGKNYSIIAGYDGNFMLDADEKDVLVLSYVGYKTKEVPVKEKMGNIVLEALVSPLDEVHVIGYGTERRRVSIGAVNTVSAKDIENQPVMNPLQALQGLVPGLNINSTSGAPGAAVRVQVRGQNSLSQNSNTTLKPYDQPLFIIDGVPVAAQNTNINSLASLGGYDGTINGVGGFSPINSLNPADIESITVLKDVSSTAIYGTQGANGVILITTKKGRAGKTRVQASFNSGLNTATRKIKLLNTEQYLAYRREALANDGIDLSTADPLSYPDLLLFDQQKNTDWFEKYLGGTSHNNDGHVSVSGGADRMNFLISTGYTKAEYNIPGDFDDKRLTLHSNLNYKSSDDRFSVGFGFDFSHEKNNTAASANILNTIMAPPNFPDLVDASGNPVWNYKGYNTGSFAQYAANLMQPSALSVHNMNTSLSLGYQIIPDLKFNVNLGYNRLMSAEDQRRPASTINPSNFPASKATFTDNTFETINVEPQLNYQRNLGRGVFTGLLGATYKQNDIERIQLEGTNYANEALLGSIAQAGTILGTDSYDPYKYIGVFARLGYVYDQRYIVQVSGRRDGSSNFGPGRQFGNFGSVGLGWIFSEEQFFKGPLQFLSYGKLSASYGTVGTDSTLPYGYQQSFSGNTQPNFQGIKPLFVENLYNPDYGWDTKKSWNLGLDLGFFKDKVLLNANYYRDRIGNQLVNYTLPSQTGFGSVLANFPAEVENKGLEFNLTSKNVNGKNFSWSTNFNISANRNKLISFPGLEESSYALRYSIGESVNIVRGYKLAGVNPQTGTFEFYKADGTLTSSPAYGIPSQGGDFQTIANLDPKYIGGLGNTLSYKRLSLYFFFQFQHKQQENYLSSVYSTTSPGSLANQPVEVLDHWRKPGDISSIQKLTTGFSFFGYNFISSSGAYSDGSYARLRTAALSYMLPSGFCERLGISDAKVYVNGQNLFLITNYKVGDPELGKLFSFPIQRTINFGLTINL